The sequence ATTGCCTTTAATCTGGGACGAATAAACGATTTTTGTGTCGAATACTCCTCGTTCGCCGGTCAGGTTTAGAAGGAGATCGGCGGCTGTTTTATGGGCTATCGTTCGATAGTCAAGACTTGAACCTAAAAACTGGTTGGTATATATCATCTTATTGCGGAAAATATCAATCACATCGATATTCAGGGTATAAAGTTCGCCATGTTTATCCAACCTTCCCTTTATCAGCATCTGCGCCCCGATATAAATCCAGTCCTCAAGGTTCATATCATTGTTAGCGAAATCAAACAGAAAAGCTGAATCTGGCTCGACAACGTTAAAGTATAACGAAAATATCAAATCATCAATAAGGATGGCTTTGATACTGTCGGCGTACGTGGTGTCGGTTAAATCAAGTAAACTATCGCTTAACTTGAAATCATCGATAGCGATAGAAATCAGAGATATTGTAGGTCCTGTAGTTATAGTTCCGGTTACTTCAGATTTTTGAGCATCCGCCTGTATGAAAAACAAACATATAAGAAACACGCCTAAAACCAATATTTGCTGATACCTATTCACAAGGGTTTTAATATATAATGGCTGTTTTAAACTGTCAATATATTAGCGATTAATAAGGCTTATTTTTTGATTTTTTTCACTATTGTTCGGTTTTTTGACTTTGGCGGGCGGCACACGTCCTCGTGTGCTCCTGATTAATGGCTGGATTTATTTCAACAACAGCATCTTCTTAGTTTCGACACAGTCCTCTGCCTGAAGCTTATAGAAATACATGCCTGATGACTTATCCATAGCATCCCAGATAACCTGATGTTCGCCGGCTGGCTGTTTGATGCTGATAAGTGTTTCAACCTTGCGGCCGAGGATGTCGTAGATGTCGATAGTAATATCGGCAGGAATGCTCAGGTTGTAGCGGATGGTCGTGCGCGCATTGAAGGGGTTGGGATGGTTCTGGAAAAGCTCGAAATCATCCGGCAAGTAGGAGAAATGCTCGATTATGCTAACAGGGTCGCAGCCGATGCCATAAGCGCCCATGTTGGCGCCATTGAAACCGGTGCCGACACAGGGCGAGTTCTCTGCTAAGTAGAAATTGCCGGTATCGGGTTCGCAGAACAGCGGGTCGGCATCGATATTGCCCTCGCCCGGCCAGCCATCCTCGATGTTAGAGTAGATGACTGTAAGAGTTTCCTGCAACTCATAAATCTGAGAACCTTCATCGGCTTCATTATCCCTTATTATATTATTTATTAATGTGTCATTAATACCTTGCCTTGCCCAGATAGCGCCGCCTTGCCGAGAAGCTCTATTGCCAACAATCGTATTATTTGCCGCAGTCAAATGAGACCTATGGTTTATAATACCGCCGCCATCAACACCACATACAGTATTGTTGGCAATTATATTATATACTAATAATACCGTTGATGAATCAATTATTGCAATACCGCCGCCAGAGTCCCATACGCGATTATGTGATATATCGTTATTTGTAATAATTGCGCTGGATCCGCTAATAAAAATTCCACCACCGCTAATACCACAAAAGTTGTATTGTATTATATTGTCTGAAATAAGAACAGTAGATCTTACGCATCCAATAGCCCCTCCCCAGAACTCTCCGCCTAAAGGATAAAAAGTTCTGTTATAGTCAATAATATTATTGCCAATATTTACATTGGAAAACTCGCAAAATATTCCTGCCCCCCCCCAGCCCGCATGGTTATCAGAGATTATATTTGCAACAATATCTAAGTTTGAATTACTGCAATAAATGCCGCCGCCAAAATATGGCGATGACTCATTTAGCCGTATTAAACAATGAGTAATTGAAAGATTGCTGTTTTCACAAAATATACCGCCGCCATAATAATCAGTCTCATCTGTAATCGTGTCAAGCTCTGAGGCGGCTTTACCCCATTCAACTATACAATAAGACAATTCCGAAACACTGTCGGCAGAGAAAAACCTTAAGCCAAACCAACCTAAAGCCGTATCAGCAGTGGTGAAAACAATAGAGTCATTTTCATTACCAATTGCTTGAAAAGCTGCCATTGTATCTATTAAGAATTTATAACGCCCTTGGAAATCGATATAGCAACCAGTCTCGATAATTAGAGTCGAACATTGCGGCACCCGCAAATCACCTATCACCTCAT is a genomic window of Candidatus Zixiibacteriota bacterium containing:
- a CDS encoding T9SS type A sorting domain-containing protein → MNKSITISIILLSLAIACQAIEVSGDVYGTWSADNNPYEVIGDLRVPQCSTLIIETGCYIDFQGRYKFLIDTMAAFQAIGNENDSIVFTTADTALGWFGLRFFSADSVSELSYCIVEWGKAASELDTITDETDYYGGGIFCENSNLSITHCLIRLNESSPYFGGGIYCSNSNLDIVANIISDNHAGWGGAGIFCEFSNVNIGNNIIDYNRTFYPLGGEFWGGAIGCVRSTVLISDNIIQYNFCGISGGGIFISGSSAIITNNDISHNRVWDSGGGIAIIDSSTVLLVYNIIANNTVCGVDGGGIINHRSHLTAANNTIVGNRASRQGGAIWARQGINDTLINNIIRDNEADEGSQIYELQETLTVIYSNIEDGWPGEGNIDADPLFCEPDTGNFYLAENSPCVGTGFNGANMGAYGIGCDPVSIIEHFSYLPDDFELFQNHPNPFNARTTIRYNLSIPADITIDIYDILGRKVETLISIKQPAGEHQVIWDAMDKSSGMYFYKLQAEDCVETKKMLLLK